One stretch of Oncorhynchus tshawytscha isolate Ot180627B linkage group LG21, Otsh_v2.0, whole genome shotgun sequence DNA includes these proteins:
- the LOC112220985 gene encoding insulin-like growth factor-binding protein 7 yields the protein MAIQNHHYKLNINMLVLFAVAVSLSLAPASADRVPRTCGTCEPSLCDPLPKEGCKSGTIFDSCGCCSLCAYGAGEPCGGRGATAKRCASGLECIKSEKDRKTKLGVCACKTNYEVCGSDGVTYKTGCDLKVASLKAVNEEKPEIKILNKGKCSTAPVIVTAPGEVYNVTGSQVYLSCEAIGIPTPVITWKKVPEGPTVTDGKQRMELLPGDRDNLAIQTRGGPEKHEVTGWVLISPLTKEEAGLYECHAVNAKGEASAVGTIHVVESIDDIPVKKVTKDDEL from the exons ATGGCAATACAGAATCACCACTATAAACTCAACATCAACATGTTGGTGCTTTTCGCCGTGGCGGTATCGTTGTCACTTGCGCCCGCATCTGCGGACCGTGTGCCGCGCACCTGTGGCACGTGTGAACCCAGCCTGTGCGACCCTCTACCAAAGGAGGGCTGCAAGTCTGGCACAATTTTTGACTCCTGCGGTTGTTGTTCACTTTGCGCGTATGGAGCCGGGGAACCATGTGGGGGGCGCGGAGCCACAGCCAAGCGTTGCGCCTCTGGACTGGAGTGCATAAAGAGCGAAAAGGACAGAAAGACAAAGCTCGGCGTTTGCGCCTGCAAAACCAACTACGAAGTGTGTGGCTCCGATGGGGTGACTTATAAAACTGGTTGCGACTTGAAAGTTGCCAGCCTGAAAGCGGTGAACGAGGAGAAGCCTGAAATCAAGATCTTGAATAAAGGAAAATGCTCAACAG cACCTGTCATTGTGACAGCCCCTGGTGAGGTCTACAATGTCACAGGCTCTCAGGTCTACCTGAGCTGCGAGGCCATTGGAATCCCCACCCCTGTGATCACCTGGAAGAAGGTACCAGAAGGTCCAACG GTCACCGACGGAAAACAGAGAATGGAGCTGCTTCCAGGAGACAGAGACAACCTAGCCATTCAGACCCGTGGAGGACCTGAGAAACATGAGGTCACCGGCTGGGTCCTG ATCTCGCCGCTCACCAAGGAAGAGGCGGGTTTGTACGAGTGTCACGCTGTCAACGCCAAGGGAGAGGCCTCAGCGGTGGGCACCATTCACGTGGTGGAGTCCATCGATGACATCCCTGTCAAGAAAG